Genomic window (Daucus carota subsp. sativus chromosome 5, DH1 v3.0, whole genome shotgun sequence):
TCTTCCCATTAATATGGCATAAACAATTTAAGATATTACTTTTAAGCTTTACATATACCAGTATTATATGCTGGAAATTTATGGTTTTTCTTGAACATCATGAATGAATGTTACCATTTCAGGTGTGGTCAAAGCTTCAAAATATTGGCACTGATATGGCTGCTCTAGCTAAGAGCCTCTCAGAGAAGTCAAGTGCTTGTAGTGTGGAggtattttgttttttattggcactattataaatttataatgtagATTTCCTAGttctcttttcttcttccaATCGAAATTTTGGGTTGCGATGGGGGTTGATGGCAGAAAGTACAATAGCAACTTTGTCATTCTCTCTATCCTAAGCTCTTCGTTCGTTCGAATTTCGTATGATTTATCACTGACTATTTACCTGTATTCTTCCAAAGACAAATTTTTCTTCGAGTTCTGTTTGCAAGAGATTAGGATGAATGAGaaagattaataattttaagcTAAAAACGAAAAGAGAGAACAAGGTAAGTTAGTTAAGGAGTCAAATGGTTTGGCGTAAATCTTCCTCATTAGTTCCTTTGTTTCACATTTGTACTGCTGTATTGATAGTTCTTAAACTGGTATGTGGGACCCCCTTGGCAAAATCATATGAATGATAACTAGAAAGCACTACCATGCATTTGGAACACGTACAGGTTTATGCAATTTCTTGCTTGAATGATGGTCAACTGTCAGCTAGCAATTATTTATGCAATCAAGAGATTGTAGTGAGATGAGAGTTTAGACATTGTACATTCAAAATAATCTATTTATTATTTGGTACAGAGGATATAGATAAAAGTTACATTGGTAGCCACCGGTAGGTATGTGCTAATCACTCATATTTTCCAGATAATAATGTTTTTAATAAAACGGCTTACCATAAATTATTGTTCTTGAACAGACGGGTGTGATAAGGAAGAAGATAAAATTTAAGACTTTCAATGTTTATTTAAAGTCGACTCAGATAAGTCTCAGCAATGTTGGGCAGGCTATCTTTATCCTTGATACTGAGCACAATGCTAGAATTGATAGATTTGAGGTGGATTAAAACCCTTGTCTGTCTAATGGTGGGCACAAGGTGCAGTGAGGCACACTAACCTTGCCTCACTTTGCCCTAGGCACATATAATTGGAAGAGATTTGTGCCTCTCCTGTTTACCCTTTTATGTGCACTACAGGCTAGGGCCGAGGTGTGCCTAGTTAAAGTGCAACACATTTTGACCTATTTACCTAGACAACCCGAGTCAATTGGTCAACTCATCTAGATGTTGTAATAGCTCACATGTTGCTTGCTGCTTTTATTCTTCTCCCTACCTTCTTTTGTACTTCTATTGTTCTTCATTCTAAACAGTAGTCACGATATAGTCTTTGTTTACTCTAAGTATACATGGTATAGTTTTATTTAGAACCTACTGATACCAGTAAATTGTGAATTGGACTAAAAATGTTACATACTCTACATTAGTATGAATGAGTTGAAAATAAAatgactaattttttaatttccttTGTTgagatttttctaaatatatttttttgcctTTTCTATACAACCTACACTTTGCTTTGTTAAACATGATCTGGGCTCCAGGAGGTTCCTTTTTCTGGTGCTCCTTTAGCCTCAAATAAGGCTGGTCGTTGTGAACAGCTGAACTTCTAGATCTTATTATAAATGGTTTCTATTTGCTATTATCTTTCTCGGCGAACACTTCTGTCTGTGTTCATCATCATATGATGATGTGAACAGTGGACACATTTTTAAATGACAGAAATCGAAATTTTACTCCTATAAATGTCACTGTACTATTTTCTTTATCAAGATGTCACCCTAGGCCActtggatatattttttaatatttaaaacaacGCAGTATGAAAATCTACATATAGTTAGTCGATACCAATATTTATTTCTCTTATTGTTTTAACTACTAGAGTTGTTATATTGGTTCAGTGAAATAATATGTTACATCTCGTATTTGGCAACAGGGTTTTATGCTAGAATCTAGTGGACATGCCAAAGTTGAGCAAACAGAAGGCTCTTGTCAGCTCAGAGCTTCAACTTGCAGGCAGTGTAAAGAGCAAGCAGAGGGTGAAAATTGTCTGGTCTGTGATTACTGTGAGGATAGTTACCATATTTTGTGCATTAAACCTGCTGTAGAGGAGATTCCTCTGAAGAGTTGGTACTGTACCAGCTGTAGGGCAAAAGGTATTGGTTCTCCCCATGAAAATTGTTTACTGTGTGAGAGTATAAATGCAGCCAGACCTTTACGTACTGAAGTCGATGTGGAAGAAGTAGAGCTCGAGAAAATCTCAAATGGTTCAGTGGAAGATCTGATAGAAAATGGAGCAGAAATTCTTCCAAACTGCAAAATCTGTGGTAACAATCTAgagaatgaaaattatagagTATGTGGTCATTCTTTCTGTATCAACAAGTATTACCATGAGAGGTGCCTTACAGTTAAACAGCATAACTCATTTGGTTCTTGCTGGTATTGCCCTTCTTGTTTGTGCCAAAATTGCCTAAGTGATCGAGATGATGACAAGATCATAATATGTGACGGCTGTGATGAAGCCTTTCACATATATTGCATGCAACCACCTTATCATACGATCCCCAGTGGAAAATGGTTTTGCACACAATGTGATGATGGACTCCAGCGCTTGCAGAAGGTGAAAAGGGCATGCTTGAAATCAGAATATAAATCGAGTCAGATATCTGCCAGTAGGCAAGGAGTATAGGAGAATATTTGACGTGGATGAAGATGTCAGATAAATCTGGTGGTGTTGGCATGCTACTGAATGCAAAATAGCTCGGAATTGTGAACAAAATATGGATATCTAGAAATACAAGTATTGAATTGATAATAGAATGGGTGGGGGGGAGGATCTGGCCTTCATTATTTTTTGAATGCAGAAGTATAATTCACGATCTATGAGTAACATCTAGTTCGGAAGAGGTGTCTTCATATCAAATGCCTTTTGTGGACCGAGAATAGGCTGTATACATGGCTGTGACAGAGAATAGGATGTATGCCTAGCTGAGTTTTGGACTTTGTATCAGTGAATTCACACTGATCTATGAAATGTGAATGATGTCAAGTCTgctagggatttgtaatatgtAGATGCTTTTGTTTAAAATCATCTCGAGTCTAATTTAGCTGTTGTAAACTTTGTACATTGATTTTTGAAATGCAACATTTGAAGGGAACAATgttgtatttgtatttaaacAATCGAAATCTTGCTCAGCATATTATCCGTATTGGCTGCTAATCTTCTACTGAGGGCTTGATCACAACcattaaagtttaaattttcTGTCCAGTTGGCAAAAGAGTCTAGAAGGATAAGCTACTTGTACTGAGCTTAGTAAAGTTAATATATTCTTCATCTTCGTTTTCCATGGCAAACAGTCTTTTTAAACGATTCATTTAGGCCAAACGACaccaataataataacaatgtgAACCTTAAATTTGACTGCATTAAGCCTTAATCATGTAAGAATGATACTCCATTTCTTCTGATTGTATAGAGTTTGGCATTTCTTCTGATTCTATAGCATTTCTAAGTGCCTATGCTGTAACAAGCCGAGGGTCGGACCTGTTTGCATATAAGGTCGAGGGTCCGAATCTAAGCCAAGAACCACCTGGGCACTTCGCCCAATGTGAGTCGGATCACCTAGCCATGCTTCATAACAAAAATGAGCACCATATAAATACATACCACTCACTAAAGACTTGTATGAATAGAGGAAGGTTTTTCCTCTTTTCTTAGAGAGCTCGAATAGAACAAGTATTCAGATGTAAATTTCCATTGCCTCTCCAAATCTAAATTAAAAAGGACTATGAAgtttaaatacaaatatcacAGGGCTCCAGAAAAATTCCCCTTTATGGAGCAGTGACATTGTTTTGACTCTTCTATCCCTATTGAGCTTGAAGAAATCGATCACTGGGATTGTGAATTAAATGGAGTGAGAACACTACTGTTATGGTGTGTGTCCAGTTTATACAGAAAGACAACAAAGGTATAAAACATTTACCAGGTTGTGATTGCTACTTGCTTAATGCTGTTTGCAATACTAACATATTTCTAGTTTAAACTAGTGATCCTTTTTTCTTTTGCAAGGGAGAAGTGTCAGGCCTAACTCATTTATAAGCTTTTTGGCTCATACTCCATAGCATATATGCTAACATGTCAACTTATTCATCCGAATAGAGTGACATGTGACCCAAATCCACATCCTATAATAAAATAGCATCATCCCTTCAGCAGGTCATTCTACAGTTTATATTGCAACACACTTGGTTTTTAGTGTGTCAAACTCCAACCGAGCAAAGAGAATATGTACACACACCGACACCCCAGATTGCAGCCAATATGTGTCTAAATGTTTTCTATTTTGTCCGAAAATGTCTGAGTATAATGCATCAACGTttcaaaacatttttaaaaatctatgtATATTTTAAGACTCTGTTCTCCAAGACATGATTAGAAGAACATCAGCCTCCACAGGCAATAGTAAAAGCTCCTACATCATGTTAACTTTCAGGTGCAACACCAAATTTTTTAGAGGGTTTTTTCATGAAAGAACCAACGCACTAATGGGAGGTGTTTTTATCCTCGCCTTCCGGTGAAATCAACTTATCTGGACGGACATCACATTTGCTCAGCACCAGTTCTGGcttaattttttgtttctttcctgCTAATATTTCAGTTGTCTTCATATCATTAGAGTTTCCCTTTATCTTCTCTTGCTTTGGCCTGTCCATGTTCGGACCATGTACAACCGTAGTTTTTGCAGTTCCATCTACTGCGGTTGCAACAGAAACTACCTTGTCTACTGAAGTTGAAGTTGCGCGTGAATCAGAAACCAACTTCCCTTGCGCATACTTCACAACAGAATTAGTTTCACTTCGACGAGTCTCATCTGTCTTCGAACTCAACTTCCTTCTCATTTTCTCTTGATTCTGAAAAATTGAAGAGGGGGTAATGTTGACAAATAAATAAGTATCATTTTTAACTTCTAATATAGTAGATACCATTGTATATTTACATGTAAGGgaaatacaaacaaataaatGACATCCACATCTCCGAATTTTTTCTTCTTAGTATAATAACGATTCGCAGCTAATAATTAGCTAGGTCCATATGCAACATTTAGGCTAGCGCCATATACCTATAGTCTGTaacaaaaaatgaagagaaGTCCAGATAATATGTTCAGGAAAAATTCATTTTCCGAAGACAAACTCCTGGAAGATATTTTTACAGAATACAAATTTCAGGGGAAAATAAATTCCACAGAATGATTTTCGGAAAGATATATTCCGTCATTTGACTATCATGAACAAATGtgtaaaatgatgaaaaaatgttCAATTTGGAAAATGTTTTCCTCTTTTAAACAGGGTAAGTGCTCCTCACGATTAACATCATCTTGCAATGATGAATAAAAGTCTAGTTCGAAGAATATGATGCATGACCAAGTGCAATTAGTGTTTGTTTTACATTAGTGCACAGGAGGTAGACTAGTGAGTAGTGACGTTGGAGGGTGCAGTGGTTAGCGGGGACAATGATTTCCCATACTAGGACTACgttttaactttaaaaaaagaaaacaaggaCACATTTAGCTGTTTTTTCAACATATAGCAGGAACCTTACTATTTGGCCATATGGCCATTCAGGAATTCTTCCTACATCATGAACCAAGTTGACAACTAGGAATGACTACCaaataacatgtatatatatatatatatatatatatatatatatatatattgataggtTCTTCATAATCAATGCTGTTCAGCTTCTTCCACTGCTACCCTCGCTAATTGAGGCAAGTAACACTAAAAATTAACAAACCACCTGTAGTCATGTGGTCACTAATTCAAGGAACTCATCTTATGCTAGGCACTCCTAGTACTTTCAGTTTAGAAACACTGACATTTGTTCTATGCTCTTATTCATCTCGTGTCAAGAAGCAGTCTGAGCACTGATTTGTATACAGCTTGTCTTACAATTTAGGGTCCTTGCCCAGTAGTTT
Coding sequences:
- the LOC108220277 gene encoding PHD finger protein EHD3; translated protein: MVEEEKGQIRSDNEGTKDVSVTLTETENNAAGSVDRNSAGSSGVCVRKYLRRKSQRINSGSCLKGIVLQDSRVSTNVSTHDTDKNLKEPPNVCLPGASRVSLVRMNSHDSRNLSIDSPVKDCRKIFLEQLYQSIKETEGGLQDCIQDALLFHSAGDFTSKKEESHFGEGMCGAPNAPKDHVGIILSESRNKPSPSTKTEFCKRALFSVLTSAKFAELCDLLLGNFQGLKVSSLFDINTIQSRVKEGAYESSPMSFHHDIQQVWSKLQNIGTDMAALAKSLSEKSSACSVEGFMLESSGHAKVEQTEGSCQLRASTCRQCKEQAEGENCLVCDYCEDSYHILCIKPAVEEIPLKSWYCTSCRAKGIGSPHENCLLCESINAARPLRTEVDVEEVELEKISNGSVEDLIENGAEILPNCKICGNNLENENYRVCGHSFCINKYYHERCLTVKQHNSFGSCWYCPSCLCQNCLSDRDDDKIIICDGCDEAFHIYCMQPPYHTIPSGKWFCTQCDDGLQRLQKVKRACLKSEYKSSQISASRQGV